A window from Solanum stenotomum isolate F172 chromosome 5, ASM1918654v1, whole genome shotgun sequence encodes these proteins:
- the LOC125865915 gene encoding O-fucosyltransferase 20-like, with protein MGLSKKHQCYIAVPSHIINSLSSSHLQNMLLSEKKISPSLSLKLKLLLTNPRFWIFLVFLFGFVGMWLDFVPFSQNPCSVSHELFSVNEKSIVNEKSEFWKQPDGLGYRPCLDFSKASREILNDKTRYLMVVVSGGMNQQRNQIVDAVVIARILEAALVVPIFQVNPIWADESEFSDIFDLDRFKNVLGNDVRIVSSLPSTHVMTRPVEEKRTPLHASPEWIRSHYTRKLRRDGVLLLRGLDSRVSKDLPSNLQKLRCKVAFHALRFNPSILELGNKLTERMRSKGPFLALHLRMEKDVWVRTGCLPGLSHEYDEMINNERKRRPDLLTSRSNMTYHERKLSGLCPLNALEVTRLIKALGAPKGARIYWAGGIPFGGKEALRPLTKEFPHFYNKEDLALPGELEPFSKKASLMAAIDYIVCENSDVFMPSHGGNMGHAIQGHRAYAGHKKTITPNKRQMLPHFLNSYLSESEFNKIILDLHKDSLGQPELRKTGRDVTKYPVPECMCSSTTIHSSM; from the exons ATGGGTTTATCAAAGAAACATCAATGTTACATTGCAGTGCCATCTCACATAATCAATTCACTTTCTTCATCACATCTTCAAAATATGCTCTTATCTGAAAAGAAAATTAGTCCTTCTTTATCTCTAAAGCTTAAGCTTTTGCTAACTAATCCAAGATTCTggattttcttagtttttctatTTGGTTTTGTTGGGATGTGGTTGGACTTTGTTCCTTTCTCACAAAACCCATGTTCCGTTTCCCATGAATTGTTTAGTGTGAATGAAAAAAGTATTGTGAATGAAAAGAGTGAGTTCTGGAAGCAACCTGATGGATTGGGTTACAGGCCTTGTTTGGATTTCAGTAAGGCAAGTAGAGAGATTCTCAATGACAAGACTAGGTATCTGATGGTTGTGGTTTCTGGGGGAATGAATCAGCAGAGAAATCAAATTGTTGATGCTGTAGTGATTGCAAGAATTCTTGAGGCTGCTTTGGTTGTTCCCATTTTTCAAGTCAATCCTATTTGGGCTGATGAAAG TGAGTTTTCTGATATTTTCGACTTGGATCGTTTCAAAAATGTTTTGGGAAATGACGTTCGAATAGTTTCATCGCTTCCATCTACACACGTAATGACAAGGCCAGTAGAGGAGAAACGGACTCCTCTTCATGCTTCCCCTGAATGGATACGGTCACATTACACGAGAAAG CTTAGAAGGGATGGAGTTCTTCTTTTACGAGGTCTTGACTCAAGGGTATCTAAGGATCTACCATCCAATCTTCAGAAACTTCGTTGCAAG GTGGCTTTTCATGCTTTGAGGTTTAACCCATCAATCTTAGAGCTCGGTAACAAACTTACAGAGAGGATGAGGAGCAAGGGACCATTTCTTGCTCTGCATTTGCGAATGGAGAAGGATGTGTGGGTGAGGACCGGATGTCTTCCTGGTTTAAGTCATGAgtatgatgaaatgataaacaATGAGCGGAAACGTAGACCTGACCTATTAACTTCAAGGTCAAATATGACCTACCATGAAAGAAAGCTTTCTGGTCTCTGCCCCTTGAATGCGTTGGAAGTTACAAG GCTGATCAAGGCTCTGGGAGCTCCAAAGGGCGCAAGGATCTATTGGGCTGGTGGCATTCCGTTCGGTGGGAAAGAAGCTTTGCGGCCGTTGACCAAGGAATTTCCCCATTTCTATAACAAAGAGGATCTTGCTTTGCCTGGGGAGCTTGAACCATTTTCAAAGAAAGCATCACTTATGGCTGCTATTGACTACATAGTGTGTGAGAACAGTGACGTGTTTATGCCATCTCATGGAGGAAACATGGGTCATGCTATCCAG GGACACAGGGCCTATGCAGGGCACAAAAAGACTATCACTCCTAATAAGAGACAGATGCTCCCGCATTTTCTTAACTCATATCTCTCTGAGTCAGAGTTCAACAAAATTATACTGGACTTGCACAAAGATTCGTTAGGTCAGCCAGAACTCAGGAAGACAGGAAGGGATGTTACGAAGTACCCTGTCCCAGAGTGCATGTGCAGCAGTACTACTATCCATTCCTCCATGTAA